Proteins encoded within one genomic window of Trichoderma asperellum chromosome 2, complete sequence:
- the TIF34 gene encoding translation initiation factor eIF3 subunit (BUSCO:EOG092D2IC5), translating to MRPILLAGHERALTQIKYNLDGDLIFSVAKDQQICVWFSHNGERLGTYHGHVGAIWTVDVDPTSTMIASGSADNTIRLWEVKTGKCLKTWEFPTAVKRVEFNEDGTKLLGVTEKRMGYLSNIVVIDINPDINAEQTDERSLTIVCDESKATVAGWSQASQYIIAGHEDGSVSQYDAKTGELLDKVTAHELDKPIVDLQWSPDRTYFITACRDKTAKLISARDLATLKTYTADTPLNSATITPKKDFVILGGGQAAMEVTTTSGRQGRFEARFYHKVFEDEIGRVRGHFGPLNTVAADPTGRSYASGGEDGYVRVHHFDKGYFDFNYEVERERMNRLE from the exons ATGAGACCCATCCTTCTTGCCGGGCACGAGCGTGCTCTCACCCAGATCAA ATACAACCTCGATGGTGATCTCATCTTCTCCGTCGCAAAGGACCAGCAGATCTGTGTCTGGTTTTCCCACAATGGCGAGCGTCTAGGAACCTACCACGGCCACGTCGGTGCTATCTGGACCGTCGACGTCGACCCTACCTCCACCATGATCGCCTCTGGCTCAGCCGACAACACCATCCGCCTGTGGGAGGTCAAGACCGGCAAGTGCCTCAAGACTTGGGAGTTCCCCACCGCCGTCAAGCGTGTCGAGTTCAACGAGGACGGTACCAAACTGCTGGGCGTTACTGAGAAGCGTATGGGCTACCTGAGCaacatcgtcgtcatcgacaTCAACCCGGACATCAACGCCGAGCAGACCGACGAGAGGTCCCTGACCATTGTTTGCGACGAGAGCAAGGCCACTGTTGCTGGCTGGAGCCAGGCCAGCCAGTACATCATCGCCGGCCACGAGGACGGCAGTGTCAGCCAGTACGATGCCAAGACTGGCGAGCTGCTGGACAAGGTCACTGCCCACGAGCTGGACAAGCCCATCGTCGACCTGCAGTGGTCACCCGACAGGACCTACTTCATCACTGCTTGCCGAGACAAGACTGCCAAG CTTATCTCTGCTCGCGACCTCGCCACCCTCAAGACCTACACGGCAGACACCCCTCTCAACAGCGCCACAATCACCCCCAAGAAGGACTTCGTTATTCTGGGAGGTGGTCAGGCCGCCATGGAagtcaccaccacctccggCCGCCAGGGTCGATTCGAGGCCAGATTCTACCACAAGGTTTTCGAAGACGAGATTGGTCGTGTCCGTGGTCACTTCGGTCCCCTCAAcactgttgctgctgacCCCACTGGCCGAAGCTATGCCTCTGGAGGAGAGGACGGTTATGTCCGTGTCCACCACTTCGACAAGGGCTATTTCGATTTCAACTACGAGGTTGAGAGGGAGCGCATGAACCGACTGGAGTAA